A single region of the Triticum dicoccoides isolate Atlit2015 ecotype Zavitan chromosome 2B, WEW_v2.0, whole genome shotgun sequence genome encodes:
- the LOC119368430 gene encoding uncharacterized protein LOC119368430 — translation MASHPSPPPEHRAPPAPTIISDLSDDQLREIFLRLPDLPSLASAAFSCRGFLGAVRSSRTFRRRFRALHAPPLLPRFLAYTVAPFPASRHPSAGLTPLQDDDTSDWRVDVYDPSVLYNYNGGCIAIKHRSAKQRVWYNPQTMALLLHPKDHHDMPDGTTLGFHTFCSEEDYQMPSRVVCVRRDYSRPCTRVAVFSSDTMEWQIFPETSTPLPQGFRRTACTVLDRFICWQCESMSGVVVSEYIFVLNTDTFQFYRMYMPPPLRVVHQTFKIGQTNDGRLCIVNEKECTFSIWISTAGDDGIERFVLDKMFALHASFMEVTSCSMKDKISVRLIMVYNGFVYFALLPWRNYIDQYKSPEWFMSMSLETAELKQHLKNRKQPIFPVHPYLAWPPSMVYISEDSKSEVTGNSVEDVGSEGTEKDSSILIKALQSYKEALIKDGDTNVAEIEAFSLCIDIEDEKNSLVRKIIALDELLVTVRDRVLRAGADSEFYRQKIKTENWWKMCKRKLWTAFCTS, via the exons ATGGCTTcccacccgtcgccgccgccggaacACCGCGCACCACCCGCTCCCACCATCATAAGTGACCTCAGCGACGACCAGCTCCGAGAGATCTTCCTCCGCCTCCCGGACCTCCCCAGCCTCGCCTCTGCCGCCTTCAGCTGCCGCGGCTTCCTCGGCGCCGTCCGTTCGTCCCGCACCTTCCGCCGCCGCTTCCGCGCGCTCCACGCACCCCCGCTCCTCCCCCGCTTCCTCGCTTACACGGTAGCTCCGTTCCCCGCCTCACGGCACCCCTCCGCCGGATTGACCCCCCTCCAAGACGACGACACTTCCGACTGGCGGGTCGATGTCTATGATCCTTCGGTTCTCTACAACTACAATGGCGGCTGCATCGCCATCAAGCACCGGAGCGCCAAGCAGAGAGTTTGGTACAACCCTCAAACGATGGCTCTGCTTCTCCACCCCAAGGATCATCATGACATGCCCGACGGCACCACCCTTGGGTTCCACACATTCTGCTCCGAAGAGGATTATCAGATGCCGTCCCGTGTGGTATGTGTCCGTCGCGACTACTCACGGCCTTGCACACGCGTCGCTGTCTTCTCATCGGACACCATGGAGTGGCAGATCTTCCCGGAGACTTCGACGCCGCTGCCTCAGGGCTTCAGGAGAACAGCCTGCACCGTGTTGGATAGGTTTATATGTTGGCAATGCGAGTCCATGAGCGGGGTGGTTGTCAGCGAGTACATTTTCGTGCTCAACACAGACACATTTCAGTTCTACCGAATGTATATGCCGCCGCCCCTGAGAGTGGTACACCAAACATTTAAGATTGGTCAGACCAATGATGGGAGGCTCTGTATTGTGAATGAGAAGGAATGCACATTTAGTATTTGGATCTCGACAGCTGGCGATGACGGCATTGAGAGATTTGTGCTGGACAAGATGTTTGCGTTGCACGCTAGCTTTATGGAGGTCACCAGCTGTTCAATGAAAGATAAAATCTCAGTGCGGCTTATAATGGTTTACAATGGTTTTGTGTACTTTGCACTTCTCCCATGGAGGAATTACATCGATCAGTACAAATCCCCTGAGTGGTTCATGTCCATGTCTCTGGAAACAGCGGAGCTGAAGCAGCATCTGAAGAATAGAAAGCAACCTATCTTCCCCGTCCATCCCTACTTGGCCTGGCCTCCTTCTATGGTATACATCTCG GAGGATTCAAAATCTGAGGTTACTGGAAACAGTGTTGAAGATGTTGGTTCTGAGGGCACAGAAAAGGATTCATCTATCCTTATAAAAGCATTACAATCATATAAAGAAGCTTTGATTAAGGATGGTGACACAAATGTTGCAGAGATAGAGGCCTTCTCGCTTTGTATTGACATTGAGGATGAGAAGAACTCTCTTGTGAGGAAAATCATTGCTTTAGATGAACTGTTAGTAACTGTGAGAGATCGTGTCTTGAGGGCGGGTGCAGACTCTGAATTCTACAGACAGAAGATCAAAACAGAGAACTGGTGGAAAATGTGCAAGAGGAAGTTATGGACAGCTTTCTGCACTAGCTGA